From a single Labrenzia sp. PHM005 genomic region:
- a CDS encoding ABC transporter ATP-binding protein encodes MTSVLNVSGITAGYGGASIIEEINLDLAQHEIAVVIGPNGAGKSTLLKTIFALTKISDGSIRFMGKDITGVKTNDLVPLGISAVPQNRNVFPTLTIEENLDIGTYASPPNDKKAIRDKVLGLFPDLVDKLHQPAGELSGGQRQMAAMGRALMSEPSLLLLDEPTAGLSPAYLEKIFDLLLDIRKNGVTILMVEQNAKQALRIADMGHVLVNGRNFVSDTGAALLADESVRRSFLGGMDSSTI; translated from the coding sequence ATGACCTCTGTGCTCAATGTCTCGGGCATTACAGCTGGATATGGCGGCGCCTCCATAATCGAAGAGATCAATCTTGATTTGGCTCAACACGAAATTGCAGTTGTCATTGGCCCGAATGGAGCTGGAAAATCGACGCTGCTCAAGACGATATTTGCTCTGACAAAGATCAGCGATGGTTCCATTCGTTTCATGGGCAAGGACATTACCGGTGTTAAGACCAACGACCTGGTACCGCTTGGCATTTCCGCAGTTCCCCAGAACCGGAATGTGTTTCCAACGCTTACGATCGAAGAAAACCTTGATATTGGCACATATGCGTCACCGCCTAATGACAAAAAAGCGATACGTGACAAAGTTTTGGGGCTGTTTCCTGATCTAGTAGATAAGTTACACCAACCTGCGGGTGAGCTCTCAGGTGGACAACGGCAGATGGCTGCTATGGGGCGCGCATTGATGAGTGAACCTTCATTGCTGTTGCTCGATGAGCCGACAGCTGGGTTGTCACCAGCTTACCTGGAAAAGATCTTTGATCTGTTGCTTGATATTCGCAAAAACGGTGTCACCATTTTAATGGTTGAACAAAATGCGAAACAGGCACTGCGAATTGCCGACATGGGGCATGTGTTGGTGAATGGTCGCAATTTTGTGTCCGACACAGGCGCAGCCCTATTGGCAGATGAGAGCGTACGCCGCTCCTTTTTGGGGGGGATGGACTCATCAACGATATAG
- a CDS encoding branched-chain amino acid ABC transporter permease has translation MELTGLFFYVVSLLIAGGIYAILCLALNIQWGMGGLFNAGIAGFFAVGAYSSAIVTAASTHKHLGGFELPIPFGLAAAAIIAGLAGWAVARICVRLKSDYLAMASIGIAEILRLVIVNEDWLTNGSLGISRIPRPFGDLVQGRAGDFVFLCVVWSIVAIVYVIAQRLYQSPWGRVLRAIRDNEYSAKAVGKDVEKFRQQTFIIGAAIMGVAGALSAHYFKFLSPTATEPLLVTFLVWVMLMAGGSGNNRGAILGAIVIWFIWSATEILTSSLPPEWITRSSYIRMLLVGLLLQFVLQRFRAGLLPEKPPKIHYD, from the coding sequence ATGGAACTGACCGGGCTGTTCTTCTATGTCGTAAGCTTGCTGATTGCCGGTGGTATCTATGCGATCCTGTGTCTGGCGCTGAATATTCAGTGGGGCATGGGCGGTTTGTTCAACGCCGGAATTGCGGGTTTCTTCGCGGTGGGCGCATACAGTTCGGCCATCGTGACTGCGGCCTCCACTCACAAACATCTTGGCGGATTCGAATTGCCGATCCCGTTCGGCCTAGCAGCGGCCGCAATAATCGCCGGACTGGCAGGGTGGGCAGTGGCTCGGATCTGCGTTCGGTTGAAGAGCGATTATCTTGCAATGGCGTCGATTGGTATTGCAGAGATTCTGCGTCTTGTGATCGTCAACGAAGATTGGCTGACAAATGGCAGTCTCGGGATTTCGAGGATCCCACGCCCCTTTGGTGATTTGGTGCAAGGACGGGCCGGCGACTTTGTCTTCTTGTGTGTGGTTTGGAGCATCGTTGCGATCGTCTACGTGATCGCGCAACGTCTTTATCAAAGCCCTTGGGGCCGTGTTCTGCGCGCAATCCGTGACAACGAATATTCCGCAAAGGCCGTAGGCAAGGATGTCGAGAAATTCCGCCAACAGACCTTCATCATTGGTGCCGCGATTATGGGTGTCGCCGGGGCTTTGTCTGCGCATTATTTCAAGTTTTTGTCCCCAACTGCGACCGAGCCACTGCTGGTAACCTTCCTTGTCTGGGTCATGTTGATGGCCGGCGGATCAGGAAACAATCGCGGGGCGATCCTCGGCGCTATTGTCATCTGGTTCATCTGGTCAGCAACGGAAATCCTAACCAGCAGTTTGCCACCGGAATGGATCACCCGTTCGTCCTACATTCGGATGTTGCTTGTCGGTCTGTTGCTGCAATTCGTATTGCAGCGGTTCCGTGCGGGGTTGCTGCCGGAGAAACCTCCAAAGATCCACTATGACTAA
- a CDS encoding dipeptide/oligopeptide/nickel ABC transporter ATP-binding protein — protein MSDLLFDINGLKLSLPDMARKPLVGAAPRIEILKGLSFTIPRGEILGIVGGSGSGKSTLGRTLLRLLEPTSGSIHFAGQDITHLNEDQLRPIRQKFQMIFQDPMSSLNPRRRVGGIIAGPLRLHDMDRISERVDEALDHVGLPRDFRHRYPHELSGGQRQRVGIARAIALKPEFILADEIVSGLDVSSQAQVLNLLADLVTELGLTLAFISHDLSVIRRLCTRIIVMQHGEIVENAETAALFDHPASAYSKELLAAIPLPDPNQVWE, from the coding sequence ATGAGTGATTTGTTGTTTGATATTAATGGCTTGAAATTGTCGCTTCCCGATATGGCTCGAAAACCACTCGTGGGTGCAGCGCCACGCATTGAAATTCTCAAAGGCTTGAGTTTCACCATACCTCGTGGCGAGATATTGGGAATTGTGGGCGGCTCGGGGTCGGGCAAATCAACCTTAGGGCGCACTCTGCTTCGATTGCTGGAGCCAACAAGCGGTAGCATCCACTTTGCGGGCCAGGACATAACGCATTTGAATGAAGACCAATTACGCCCTATTCGCCAGAAATTTCAGATGATTTTCCAAGACCCGATGTCTTCCCTTAATCCCCGTCGAAGGGTTGGTGGTATTATTGCCGGGCCGCTCCGTCTGCACGATATGGACCGGATCAGTGAACGCGTCGACGAAGCTTTGGATCATGTTGGTTTGCCCCGCGATTTCCGCCACCGCTACCCACATGAACTGTCTGGTGGTCAACGCCAACGGGTTGGCATCGCCCGCGCGATCGCGCTCAAACCGGAGTTTATTCTAGCTGACGAAATTGTGTCCGGGTTGGATGTCTCCAGCCAGGCACAGGTTCTCAATCTCCTGGCAGATCTCGTGACCGAGCTTGGGCTGACCCTTGCCTTCATCAGTCACGACCTGTCTGTTATCCGTCGGCTCTGCACCCGGATCATCGTCATGCAGCATGGCGAAATCGTTGAAAACGCCGAAACGGCAGCTCTGTTTGACCACCCGGCCAGCGCGTACTCCAAAGAACTCTTAGCAGCAATCCCACTCCCCGATCCTAACCAGGTTTGGGAGTGA
- a CDS encoding ABC transporter permease encodes MLILRRTLKRLATTFVTLLGAAVIVFFVIRVVPGNPIAMMLPPGASEADIDRLKSLYGLDKSIVEQFVIWIGGVVQGDFGNSISLRQPVLDLVLGRLPATLELSIMALVIAVFIGGVLALTGTRFRHSKVEAAIDVTNGVALSIPDFLWGLVLVLLFGVLVPIFHISGRISPSLDFDFLTSFYLFESVLRLRFDIWADIVSHMFMPAVALAIPLAAIIAQLLKQSLKETMHLDYVTLARTKGYAENHVITREALPNAILPTLTLVGVQFTFLIGGTVIIERLFSYEGLGNMAIDAVINRDLPLIQGIVILFALIFTGVNLIVDLAYAVLNPRLRHG; translated from the coding sequence ATGCTCATTCTCAGACGTACCTTAAAACGCCTGGCGACCACATTTGTCACCCTGCTCGGGGCCGCCGTGATCGTCTTTTTCGTGATCCGGGTGGTCCCAGGCAATCCGATCGCGATGATGCTGCCGCCGGGAGCCTCCGAAGCAGACATCGATCGTTTGAAGTCTCTTTATGGCCTCGACAAATCCATCGTAGAACAGTTCGTGATCTGGATCGGCGGCGTGGTTCAAGGCGATTTTGGCAATTCCATTTCTTTGCGCCAACCGGTACTCGACCTGGTCTTGGGTCGCCTTCCCGCCACGCTTGAACTCTCGATCATGGCACTAGTAATTGCCGTGTTCATCGGCGGTGTCTTGGCCCTGACAGGAACGCGTTTCCGCCACAGCAAGGTGGAAGCGGCCATTGATGTCACCAATGGCGTAGCTCTCTCCATTCCAGACTTTCTCTGGGGACTGGTGCTTGTTCTACTGTTCGGTGTTTTAGTACCCATCTTCCACATTTCCGGCCGTATATCACCGTCATTGGATTTCGATTTCCTGACGTCTTTCTATTTGTTTGAAAGTGTTCTGCGGCTTCGTTTCGACATATGGGCTGACATTGTCTCACACATGTTCATGCCGGCAGTTGCGCTTGCGATCCCGCTTGCGGCGATCATTGCTCAGCTTTTGAAGCAATCCCTGAAGGAAACCATGCACCTGGATTATGTCACGCTGGCGCGAACCAAAGGGTATGCCGAAAACCACGTCATCACACGCGAGGCGCTGCCCAATGCCATCCTGCCGACCCTAACGCTTGTCGGTGTGCAATTCACGTTCCTAATCGGAGGTACGGTGATCATCGAACGATTGTTTTCCTATGAAGGTCTTGGAAACATGGCCATCGATGCCGTGATCAACCGGGATCTGCCGCTAATTCAGGGGATTGTCATCCTGTTCGCCCTCATTTTCACAGGTGTGAACCTGATCGTAGATCTGGCTTATGCCGTTTTGAATCCGAGGCTGCGACATGGCTGA
- a CDS encoding cyclase family protein, producing the protein MKRRSVRFAGKQPESDQKSTPKFNPDEVLGSLGTKLLNGEIKVIDCTAVLGPNTPILRLPEGFAKNTPKVEIHKISEYDLDGPFFAWNWLKLGEHSGTHFDAPHHWLSGKDHADGYTDTLDVQRLIGPVNVIDCSTECADDPDFLLTAEAVKDWEAEHGEIGAGEWVVMRTDWDKRADDEDEFLNEDPDPLEDGAHSPGPTTGCIDYLLSKGIVGWGSQCIGTDAGMAGKFSPPYPAHNHLHRDNCFGLASLANLDQLPPKGAILIAAPLKLERGTGSPIRALALVPTG; encoded by the coding sequence ATGAAACGCCGGTCCGTCCGGTTTGCCGGTAAACAACCGGAAAGTGATCAGAAGTCCACGCCCAAATTCAATCCCGATGAAGTGCTGGGCAGCCTTGGTACAAAACTCCTGAACGGTGAGATCAAAGTGATTGATTGCACGGCTGTTCTTGGACCGAACACACCGATCCTGCGCCTGCCGGAAGGATTTGCGAAAAACACGCCGAAAGTCGAGATCCACAAAATCAGTGAATATGACTTGGACGGACCATTCTTTGCCTGGAACTGGCTGAAACTGGGCGAACATTCTGGGACCCACTTCGACGCGCCACATCACTGGTTGTCTGGCAAGGATCATGCTGATGGTTACACCGATACTCTAGATGTTCAACGGCTGATAGGGCCGGTCAATGTTATTGATTGTTCGACGGAATGCGCTGACGATCCTGATTTTCTGCTGACTGCGGAAGCGGTGAAGGACTGGGAAGCAGAGCACGGGGAAATCGGTGCTGGTGAGTGGGTCGTGATGCGCACAGACTGGGATAAGCGGGCGGATGATGAAGACGAGTTCCTGAACGAAGATCCCGATCCGCTGGAGGACGGGGCGCACAGTCCTGGACCGACAACTGGGTGCATCGATTATCTATTGTCCAAAGGCATCGTCGGCTGGGGCAGTCAGTGTATCGGCACGGATGCAGGAATGGCCGGCAAGTTTTCACCGCCATATCCGGCGCATAATCATTTGCACCGGGATAATTGTTTTGGCCTGGCAAGTCTGGCCAATCTCGATCAGCTGCCACCCAAGGGCGCAATCTTGATTGCAGCGCCTCTTAAATTGGAACGTGGTACCGGCAGTCCCATTCGGGCTCTGGCGCTGGTGCCAACCGGGTGA
- a CDS encoding ABC transporter permease, whose product MAEANRTVHRGLGVRLWLSGGWLLLVAAVAIFAPWVSPQDPLAQDLFTSRLPPFWVSGSEPGFPLGSDSLGRDVLSRVIYGARTALIVAITAGTLTCLIGSAMGLLAGYYRGWVDLVVSRLIEIWMAFPPVLFAILLIAVLGTGLWSIVIAIVVIDWTRFARVIRAETMNQSVMDYVASAQVAGRTRMGTLLAEILPNVLATIVTLLTLEMGIAVIVEAILSFVNLSISTDAPTWGGMISEGRISIHQAWWVLVVPLVALFLTVLSFSQLGEGLKDRFDPVLR is encoded by the coding sequence ATGGCTGAGGCAAATCGAACTGTTCATAGAGGGTTGGGTGTACGTCTTTGGCTTTCAGGCGGTTGGTTGCTGCTGGTCGCCGCTGTGGCCATTTTTGCTCCTTGGGTAAGCCCGCAAGATCCTTTGGCGCAAGACTTGTTCACCTCTCGGCTCCCCCCCTTCTGGGTTTCAGGATCAGAGCCGGGCTTTCCGCTCGGGTCCGACAGTCTTGGAAGAGATGTCCTATCCCGCGTCATCTATGGCGCCCGGACCGCACTGATCGTAGCAATCACTGCCGGAACGCTGACATGCCTCATTGGCTCCGCAATGGGCCTGCTGGCAGGCTATTATCGCGGCTGGGTGGATCTGGTTGTTTCTCGTTTGATCGAAATCTGGATGGCATTCCCGCCAGTTTTGTTCGCGATCTTGCTGATTGCTGTTTTAGGAACAGGACTTTGGTCGATCGTTATCGCCATTGTCGTGATCGACTGGACACGATTTGCCCGTGTCATAAGGGCTGAAACCATGAACCAGTCGGTGATGGATTATGTCGCGTCGGCACAGGTAGCAGGACGCACACGGATGGGGACATTGCTCGCCGAAATCCTGCCCAATGTGCTGGCAACAATAGTCACCTTGCTCACCTTGGAAATGGGCATCGCTGTCATTGTCGAAGCGATCCTGAGTTTCGTGAACCTGTCGATCTCGACCGATGCACCGACCTGGGGCGGAATGATTTCCGAAGGCCGGATTTCCATTCATCAAGCCTGGTGGGTCTTGGTTGTTCCGCTTGTGGCACTGTTCCTGACAGTGCTCAGTTTCAGTCAATTAGGCGAGGGTCTGAAAGACCGTTTCGATCCGGTGTTGCGATGA
- a CDS encoding ABC transporter ATP-binding protein encodes MIRVEHATVSFGGLKAVNNLSFDIEDGQITGLIGPNGAGKTTMFNAIAGHVPLSTGRIFLQDTDITALAPHARSKLGLARTFQLPHEFARLTVLENFMVSAAMPIGENVFNVVFRRGRFRGEERAAYHEAREMIELLEIDHVADELAGNLSGGQKKLLELGRALMTKPSIILLDEIGAGINRTLLAKLSEKILYLNRAKGLTFCLIEHDLDYVSKLCNSVVVMAQGELLMCGTVDEVRQDERVIEAYFGGGKYEATA; translated from the coding sequence ATGATCCGTGTCGAACATGCCACCGTCAGCTTTGGCGGGCTAAAGGCAGTCAACAATCTGAGTTTTGATATCGAAGATGGTCAGATTACCGGTCTAATCGGCCCCAATGGGGCCGGCAAGACAACCATGTTCAATGCCATTGCCGGTCATGTGCCACTGAGCACCGGCAGGATATTTCTGCAAGACACCGATATCACAGCGCTGGCACCCCATGCCCGATCAAAACTTGGTTTGGCGCGCACGTTTCAATTGCCGCATGAATTCGCTCGTTTGACGGTTTTGGAAAATTTCATGGTTTCAGCGGCAATGCCCATCGGCGAAAACGTCTTCAACGTTGTGTTTAGGCGGGGGCGGTTTCGCGGCGAAGAGCGTGCGGCCTATCATGAGGCTCGCGAGATGATTGAGCTGCTGGAAATAGACCATGTTGCCGACGAGTTGGCAGGCAATCTTTCCGGGGGCCAAAAGAAATTGCTCGAGCTTGGCCGGGCATTGATGACCAAACCCTCCATCATTTTGCTTGATGAAATTGGTGCGGGTATCAACCGCACGCTTCTCGCCAAATTGTCGGAAAAGATCCTTTATCTGAACCGGGCAAAGGGATTGACCTTCTGCCTCATCGAACATGACCTCGATTACGTGTCCAAACTCTGTAACTCCGTTGTCGTCATGGCGCAGGGAGAATTGTTGATGTGCGGTACAGTCGACGAAGTGCGGCAAGATGAGCGTGTGATCGAAGCCTACTTTGGCGGCGGTAAATATGAGGCGACGGCATGA
- a CDS encoding ABC transporter substrate-binding protein, protein MSKSTSLLAAVALVVTGGVALADDTKVGILMDITGPIASFIPPLQNAANLAVNQANEQGGLLDGKAIAVFGDTTGSAQGAVDAAGKLVNIENVPIIMGSLMSGTTIAAAEAVAIPAGVVQISPTATSPAITDIEDNDLMYRIVPSDNYQGEVLAKMVLEAGNKEVAVTYVNNDYGVGIGQTFIEAYKAAGGKITSAVKHEEKKDSYRSELATLSQAGGSALVVIAYAGDSGGKIVKQSIEGGLFTNFIGTDGLRDEALINDIGAEALATSFFSSPTSPADNPNQGTLHELYNAAYGEGADKAFVDQTYDATFLTLLAIQKAGSTDRAAMAAALRSVASAPGEKVGPGEWAKARKLLMDGKDIDYDGAGGSYDFDKNGDVSGYIGKFVVDGNSYKQTEVMQ, encoded by the coding sequence ATGAGCAAATCAACAAGCTTGTTGGCTGCGGTGGCGCTGGTCGTAACCGGAGGCGTTGCCTTAGCTGATGACACAAAAGTCGGTATCTTGATGGATATCACAGGGCCGATCGCAAGTTTCATTCCGCCATTGCAAAATGCGGCCAATCTGGCCGTCAATCAGGCGAACGAGCAAGGCGGATTGCTTGATGGCAAAGCCATTGCCGTATTTGGTGATACCACCGGGTCAGCACAAGGCGCTGTCGATGCCGCGGGCAAGCTGGTCAATATTGAGAATGTTCCGATCATCATGGGGTCGCTTATGTCCGGCACGACGATCGCAGCAGCTGAAGCGGTCGCAATTCCAGCCGGGGTTGTGCAGATTTCGCCAACGGCAACATCGCCAGCGATTACCGACATTGAGGACAATGACCTGATGTACCGGATCGTTCCATCCGACAATTATCAGGGGGAAGTACTTGCCAAAATGGTGCTGGAAGCCGGCAACAAGGAAGTTGCCGTCACCTATGTGAACAATGATTATGGTGTTGGCATCGGACAGACGTTCATTGAAGCTTATAAGGCTGCAGGCGGCAAGATAACGTCCGCTGTCAAACATGAAGAAAAGAAAGACTCCTATCGCTCCGAGCTGGCAACACTTTCGCAAGCTGGTGGCAGTGCGTTGGTCGTCATTGCCTATGCGGGCGATTCAGGCGGCAAGATTGTCAAACAATCGATTGAGGGCGGCTTGTTCACCAACTTCATCGGTACAGATGGTTTGCGCGATGAAGCGTTGATCAACGATATCGGCGCTGAAGCATTGGCAACATCGTTTTTTTCATCGCCAACATCGCCGGCTGACAATCCGAACCAGGGCACGTTGCATGAGTTGTACAACGCCGCTTATGGCGAAGGTGCGGACAAGGCGTTTGTCGATCAGACCTATGATGCAACATTCCTGACATTGCTGGCGATTCAGAAGGCCGGATCAACTGATCGCGCAGCCATGGCGGCAGCCCTTCGTTCGGTCGCTTCGGCCCCAGGTGAAAAGGTCGGGCCTGGTGAATGGGCAAAGGCCCGGAAGTTGTTGATGGACGGTAAGGACATTGATTACGACGGCGCTGGCGGGTCGTATGACTTCGACAAGAACGGCGATGTGTCCGGATACATCGGCAAATTCGTTGTTGACGGAAATTCCTACAAACAAACCGAAGTGATGCAATAA
- a CDS encoding ABC transporter ATP-binding protein yields the protein MSALLKVRNLTARLRHGPTILRSVSFDVNAGDVRGLVGESGAGKSMIGKAILGTLPRSVEISSGEIWLDSENLLELSNSERRNRIGAKAALIPQDPLTALNPSRRIGPQITDRLVQILNWKRADAELRARELLSEVHIPDPERVMKSYPHELSGGMRQRILIASAFAAEPKLIIADEPTTALDVVVQKQILKLIKEMQSRHNTALVFVTHDLGVVSKVCQTLTVLYAGKVIEDTRVSDFFNGPSHPYAAALLAATPKYTDPDSSLMPVPQSVTDATRAEVDAFDRGKV from the coding sequence ATGAGTGCACTTTTAAAGGTTCGCAATCTGACTGCCCGTTTGCGCCATGGGCCGACAATCCTGCGTTCGGTCAGTTTTGATGTCAATGCGGGTGATGTCCGTGGCCTCGTTGGCGAGAGCGGCGCAGGTAAATCAATGATCGGCAAGGCAATTCTTGGAACACTGCCCCGATCCGTCGAGATCAGCAGTGGCGAAATCTGGCTGGACAGCGAAAACCTGCTTGAATTGTCCAATTCCGAACGGCGTAACCGTATTGGAGCCAAGGCGGCGCTGATCCCACAGGATCCGTTAACGGCGCTCAATCCCTCACGCCGTATCGGTCCACAAATCACCGATCGTTTGGTGCAGATCCTGAACTGGAAACGTGCCGATGCCGAGCTCAGGGCACGGGAACTCTTGAGCGAAGTGCATATTCCGGACCCTGAACGGGTCATGAAGTCCTATCCGCATGAGTTGTCCGGCGGCATGCGTCAACGCATCTTGATTGCCTCAGCTTTTGCTGCAGAACCAAAACTTATTATCGCTGATGAACCAACGACCGCTCTGGATGTGGTGGTTCAAAAACAGATTTTAAAACTCATCAAGGAAATGCAAAGCCGCCACAACACTGCGCTTGTTTTTGTCACCCATGATCTGGGTGTGGTTTCCAAAGTTTGCCAAACACTGACCGTCCTATATGCGGGCAAGGTTATTGAAGACACACGCGTTTCTGATTTCTTCAACGGACCTTCCCATCCCTATGCAGCTGCACTTCTGGCAGCAACACCCAAATATACCGACCCCGACAGCAGTCTTATGCCCGTGCCCCAGTCCGTAACCGACGCGACACGCGCTGAAGTCGACGCATTCGATCGAGGTAAGGTATGA
- a CDS encoding ABC transporter substrate-binding protein translates to MTTLSRRNLLKLSVAAMALSTAGMPVWAQNIDELVIAYNVNLPSWDPTVGPSAVNPTIQGIYQSVFDLFIAQNPDLSFGPGLITEWGWNDDASQIYMDVREGVTWHDGSAFSAEDVVWSLERAGREDTGNPIQFIWSKIGNFSIDGNRITADVISYEPTIFKWMSFLTGYVLPKAYYEKVGAEGFEAAPIGTGPYMVDSFERNAFVRLKANENYWGGKPEFETVTIKFVTDAASRVAEIESGNSHVTLEVPYEEFDRLKSGNGISGVAKPISDIGMIFINDIEVMTDPNVRMAAAHAIDKQLIIDRLLSGYGVAIDTLQTPDYEAFDASIKVPYDPEKSKELLAASGYSTDNPVKFTIQSTRGFKPKDYEIIQAIVGLWRKVGIEAEIEVYEIAKHYELRAADTLAPAAFYNWGNSVGDPTTSTGFAMFGPSPHSVWDGKETLEMILPLWGEKDEAKRIEGWKAVDRHIAENAEVIPLLQYVQPILHSSGVKVTPHASGALLPHLMTRG, encoded by the coding sequence ATGACAACACTTTCAAGGCGCAACTTGCTGAAGCTTTCTGTTGCGGCGATGGCATTGAGCACGGCCGGAATGCCGGTTTGGGCTCAGAACATCGATGAATTGGTGATTGCCTACAACGTCAATTTGCCGAGCTGGGACCCGACAGTTGGTCCATCAGCAGTCAATCCGACCATCCAAGGCATTTATCAGTCGGTTTTTGACCTGTTTATCGCGCAAAATCCCGACTTGAGTTTTGGTCCTGGCCTGATCACCGAATGGGGCTGGAATGATGACGCGAGCCAGATCTACATGGATGTGCGCGAAGGCGTCACCTGGCACGACGGATCAGCATTTTCGGCTGAAGATGTTGTCTGGTCCCTGGAACGAGCAGGCAGAGAAGACACCGGCAATCCGATTCAGTTCATCTGGAGCAAGATCGGAAACTTTTCAATCGACGGAAACCGCATCACGGCGGATGTCATTTCCTATGAGCCGACAATCTTCAAATGGATGTCGTTCCTGACTGGCTACGTTCTACCAAAAGCCTATTACGAAAAAGTCGGGGCGGAAGGTTTTGAAGCCGCTCCGATCGGCACAGGCCCCTACATGGTCGATTCCTTTGAGCGCAACGCCTTTGTCCGTCTCAAAGCCAATGAAAACTATTGGGGCGGCAAGCCCGAGTTCGAAACCGTCACCATCAAATTCGTGACCGACGCGGCCAGCCGTGTCGCAGAAATTGAAAGTGGCAACTCACATGTCACGCTGGAAGTTCCGTATGAGGAATTTGACCGGTTGAAGTCTGGGAACGGGATATCCGGTGTGGCCAAGCCCATTTCAGATATCGGCATGATATTCATCAACGATATCGAAGTCATGACCGATCCGAATGTGCGCATGGCTGCGGCTCACGCCATCGATAAACAACTCATCATCGATCGTTTGTTGTCAGGTTATGGCGTGGCCATCGATACGTTGCAAACACCGGATTACGAAGCCTTCGATGCGTCGATCAAAGTTCCCTATGACCCGGAAAAATCGAAAGAACTGCTCGCCGCTTCCGGCTATTCGACAGACAATCCAGTCAAGTTCACGATCCAGTCTACTCGGGGTTTCAAACCGAAAGACTATGAAATCATTCAAGCCATTGTCGGCTTGTGGCGCAAGGTCGGTATCGAGGCGGAAATCGAAGTCTACGAGATTGCCAAACATTACGAACTGCGTGCGGCGGACACTTTGGCTCCGGCAGCATTCTACAACTGGGGCAATTCGGTAGGCGATCCAACCACATCGACCGGTTTTGCAATGTTTGGGCCCTCCCCGCATTCAGTCTGGGACGGAAAGGAAACTTTGGAGATGATCCTTCCGCTCTGGGGAGAGAAGGACGAGGCCAAGCGCATTGAAGGCTGGAAAGCAGTCGACCGGCACATTGCTGAAAACGCAGAAGTCATACCGCTCCTGCAGTATGTCCAGCCGATCCTGCATTCTTCCGGCGTCAAAGTAACACCGCACGCCTCGGGAGCACTGCTTCCCCATCTGATGACCCGCGGATAA
- a CDS encoding branched-chain amino acid ABC transporter permease — protein sequence MPGLTIGSIYALGAVGISMIFGILRFAHFAHGDLMTIGGYGVLTAVWFIPLHPLLLLPFGIALSIVAALAVDRFFYRPLRQLPTIYTVISSFGVALIFRSLAQLFWSSGNQVFIPGVRPPLVLFDTFRISVLHAQVIVLTILIAFALHLFLSRSRMGRSMRAVADEPELAEVAGLDTERVVRWTWIIGASLAATAGVFAGMDTSMHPNLGWNLLLPMFAAAILGGIGRPMGAIAGGLIIGLAEELVTYPWIGTDPFISPSYKTAIAFFFMVGLLIFRPQGLFKGRLL from the coding sequence GTGCCTGGGCTGACCATTGGGTCGATTTATGCCTTGGGCGCAGTCGGAATCTCCATGATATTCGGTATTTTGAGGTTCGCTCATTTTGCCCATGGCGATCTGATGACCATCGGAGGCTACGGCGTTTTGACGGCAGTCTGGTTTATCCCGTTGCATCCTTTGTTGTTGCTGCCATTTGGCATTGCGCTGTCCATAGTTGCTGCGCTGGCCGTTGACCGGTTTTTTTATCGGCCATTGCGCCAGTTGCCGACCATTTACACGGTGATATCCTCATTCGGTGTTGCGCTGATTTTCCGCTCTTTGGCTCAACTGTTCTGGAGTTCAGGCAATCAGGTTTTCATACCCGGTGTACGCCCGCCTTTAGTGCTGTTTGATACGTTCCGAATTTCCGTTCTCCATGCCCAAGTGATCGTCCTGACCATCTTGATTGCCTTCGCGTTGCATTTGTTTCTCAGCCGCTCTCGAATGGGCCGGTCGATGCGGGCTGTCGCGGATGAGCCGGAGCTGGCGGAAGTTGCTGGTCTTGATACCGAGCGTGTGGTCCGCTGGACATGGATCATAGGCGCGTCACTGGCGGCAACAGCAGGTGTTTTTGCCGGAATGGACACCAGTATGCACCCTAATCTCGGTTGGAACTTGTTGCTGCCAATGTTTGCCGCTGCGATCTTGGGCGGTATTGGCAGACCTATGGGCGCCATTGCAGGTGGCTTGATCATCGGTCTTGCTGAGGAATTGGTGACCTATCCCTGGATAGGGACAGATCCCTTTATTTCTCCCTCGTATAAAACCGCCATTGCCTTCTTCTTCATGGTTGGTCTGCTGATCTTCCGTCCGCAAGGGCTGTTCAAGGGGAGGCTGCTCTGA